The Candidatus Dependentiae bacterium genome includes a window with the following:
- a CDS encoding non-canonical purine NTP pyrophosphatase → MSKMLLIATNNPGKFHELSSRISKFLPTTSLKEVGITDDVEEIGLTFEENAGIKARFFAERAHMMTLADDSGLCIDALHGAPGIYSKRFAGENATDEQRIAKALELMKDIPEGKRTASFVAALAVAHLDGTIHYYRGTLDGFISREQKGKLIPGLPYKTIFFLPEYGKTLAELDEENISYVCLRDKAIEKLLADLK, encoded by the coding sequence ATGAGCAAGATGCTTCTTATTGCAACGAATAATCCAGGAAAATTTCATGAACTTTCTTCTAGAATATCAAAGTTTTTACCTACAACTTCATTAAAAGAGGTTGGAATAACTGATGATGTTGAAGAAATTGGACTTACCTTTGAGGAAAATGCAGGAATCAAGGCACGTTTTTTTGCGGAACGCGCGCATATGATGACGCTAGCAGACGATAGTGGGCTTTGCATTGATGCATTGCACGGTGCACCCGGTATTTACTCCAAGCGGTTTGCCGGCGAGAATGCTACGGATGAACAAAGAATCGCCAAAGCTCTTGAGCTGATGAAAGATATCCCTGAAGGAAAAAGAACGGCATCGTTTGTAGCGGCACTTGCTGTCGCTCACTTAGATGGCACAATTCATTATTATCGCGGAACACTGGATGGTTTTATTTCACGTGAGCAGAAGGGGAAATTAATTCCAGGGCTTCCCTATAAAACAATTTTCTTCTTGCCTGAATATGGAAAAACGTTGGCTGAGCTAGATGAAGAAAACATTTCCTATGTTTGTCTTCGCGATAAAGCAATAGAAAAGCTACTTGCCGATTTAAAATAG
- a CDS encoding WD40 repeat domain-containing protein — protein sequence MEDIIKQVAQRAIIIASALFMMGSCPPDQVLVKLKGDVEITIPKNKLLFLATKSQTLKELIEDILQQGQLQEIALPDIDEKSFVFLKSLPEAVLNDLQQFDEKLRLEQTKKLGGFESVLDMLNYLDIQLPPSFQNMYSKILKNREELAQQEQLVTPLQQGKRKIESTEETKRLKTEERELFAVIFPKEQTEAQTIIRIFNASTVLKTLIQDIYEVSPEKLAPGKKIVIGNISQEEWEILKKLAIAVRDLNNEENVTHLFNNISFNSEQLLKFLQLADYLDMRILSNVVEKKMANALIKKLLATEAADVATFLKWVSSLPSTAEASIVRNTISQTDFLNSYGWKTEELHLSNYIATNQIISDLIVNEDTNTPIIFLKSPDSPLQILWITKEVYRLTYELAGKGLRISQKGTVCMFLGEQALRFCDLSAKKDMTAIPLEQLGMAASIFDLGLVPGILSNDGTMAAIRTSDTRVQIINLANQKNIRIIPLDGTFSLICTMAFDDAKKTLAIADPTTLEIQLWDISSSPKQRVISVANGIERIWFDKDGNLITKTRNLFVTLDIKSGNQLRSFSATDRILRFNSINEQIIMQNKNNAIKIVGLKTGEVLTSIKVNQELTAAAVNSSDRLFLAAIKNRVNLSRNALRPIVNKLALTQLFTLLMIYQLHRINKQPEFKLPQDMMPYFQALPEELKKESTEKLKIKF from the coding sequence ATGGAAGATATAATAAAACAAGTAGCTCAACGTGCAATTATCATTGCATCCGCTTTATTCATGATGGGCAGCTGCCCGCCTGATCAGGTTTTGGTCAAACTTAAAGGCGATGTGGAGATAACGATTCCTAAAAATAAGCTCCTATTTCTTGCGACTAAATCTCAAACACTTAAGGAATTGATAGAGGATATTTTACAACAAGGCCAATTACAAGAAATTGCCCTGCCAGATATTGATGAAAAGTCTTTTGTCTTTCTAAAATCATTGCCCGAAGCGGTTTTGAACGATTTGCAACAATTTGACGAAAAACTTCGCTTAGAACAAACAAAAAAGCTGGGAGGATTTGAGTCAGTTCTAGATATGCTGAATTATCTTGATATTCAATTGCCTCCTTCATTTCAAAATATGTACTCAAAAATTCTTAAGAACCGAGAAGAGCTTGCTCAACAAGAACAGCTTGTAACTCCTTTGCAGCAGGGGAAACGCAAAATTGAATCAACAGAGGAAACTAAAAGACTAAAAACGGAGGAACGCGAGCTGTTCGCAGTTATATTTCCAAAAGAGCAAACAGAAGCTCAAACGATCATTAGGATTTTTAATGCATCGACCGTTTTAAAAACGTTAATTCAAGATATTTATGAAGTATCTCCTGAAAAACTTGCTCCAGGAAAAAAAATTGTGATTGGTAATATCAGCCAAGAAGAGTGGGAGATTCTCAAAAAGCTTGCAATAGCCGTGCGCGATTTAAATAATGAAGAAAATGTGACGCATTTATTCAACAACATTAGCTTCAACTCTGAGCAATTGCTCAAATTTCTGCAGCTTGCCGATTATTTGGATATGAGAATATTGAGCAATGTTGTCGAAAAAAAAATGGCAAATGCTCTCATTAAAAAACTCTTAGCGACTGAAGCAGCTGATGTCGCAACCTTCTTAAAATGGGTTTCGTCATTGCCCAGCACCGCGGAGGCTTCAATTGTTCGTAATACTATTTCACAAACGGATTTTCTCAATTCGTATGGATGGAAAACTGAAGAATTACACCTCTCAAATTATATTGCGACGAATCAGATAATTTCAGATCTAATAGTTAATGAAGATACCAACACGCCAATAATTTTTTTAAAGAGTCCAGATTCTCCTCTTCAAATTCTTTGGATAACAAAAGAAGTTTACCGTCTTACTTACGAGTTGGCTGGAAAAGGATTGAGAATAAGTCAAAAAGGCACCGTGTGTATGTTTTTGGGAGAGCAAGCCCTCCGTTTTTGTGATCTGAGTGCAAAAAAAGATATGACAGCAATCCCCTTGGAACAATTAGGAATGGCTGCCTCGATTTTTGATTTGGGTTTAGTCCCTGGGATTTTGAGTAATGATGGCACTATGGCAGCAATTCGTACTTCAGATACACGAGTTCAGATTATTAATCTAGCAAACCAGAAAAATATTCGTATTATTCCGCTTGACGGAACATTTTCTTTAATTTGTACTATGGCATTTGATGACGCAAAAAAAACATTGGCTATTGCCGATCCGACCACTTTAGAGATCCAGCTTTGGGATATTTCATCTTCGCCAAAACAAAGAGTCATCTCAGTCGCGAATGGAATTGAACGAATATGGTTTGATAAAGATGGCAATTTAATAACAAAAACTCGAAATTTATTTGTGACTTTAGATATTAAATCGGGTAATCAGCTTAGATCATTTTCGGCTACAGATAGGATCCTGCGATTTAATTCAATAAACGAACAAATTATTATGCAAAATAAAAATAATGCGATTAAAATTGTTGGGTTGAAAACAGGTGAAGTGCTCACAAGTATTAAAGTGAACCAGGAATTGACAGCTGCTGCGGTTAATTCAAGTGATAGGTTATTTCTTGCAGCTATAAAAAATAGAGTTAACTTATCCAGGAATGCATTACGTCCTATCGTTAATAAATTAGCGCTAACGCAACTATTTACTCTTTTAATGATCTATCAGTTGCACAGAATCAACAAACAACCTGAATTTAAACTGCCTCAAGACATGATGCCATATTTCCAAGCGCTGCCTGAAGAATTGAAAAAAGAATCGACTGAAAAACTAAAAATTAAATTCTAG
- a CDS encoding WD40 repeat domain-containing protein, with amino-acid sequence MKKIAVVLLFLPVMISQGAYTARFGDVQFNLKDDQTVIVPQSTFIQLREYSPTINNAAGEVEASANAVKELPFLQVDKDSLKFIVEALKIIQSPGQLIIKLKNYLQTRGANSFSNLMRVVEFFDIKELLNAYDSLPQLKQACPITIKRKEPESEITEPKKLRIEGKQLTISIPTGGKSRERVLKIVKASRVLTDYVRDARKLENIDEIAPGADLLITSISIDHWNLLLELADNIEDFSNDNQVHNALKQYSADRLKDILLIADYLEMARLLDNAIDLLLARLESEEIVFDALAHLGAYDKFFNQITPEVREILKRRILKSELLGKFHWSGPLKIGTDRELSGIAMRPDGLIVAAGINDTHKEKKGIILIDTTTKKISFLASLEFSPDAMQFSPNGNYISTKARIGFSQGLYLMDIKNGNQITVKQASNSASAFSHNNKFLGYIANGRLFTLYDLATNNYDSVFDTWDLSHSSIYSMAFSPNDQTIALGLADGRIFFINLNTKEIIKRLLTEDMKPIESLAFLSEKQLLAKSYEGKMRLWDIEKEKIIEDMSFEYNEAPGWITNPIFSPNGAKIAADYWKEIRIWQVSNPQHYQTIILPQEVWSLVRGEMARHDLISFNGDGSRIAIATRQGVLVWKNIDYQLDKLSIDKVFTLALIKKYHALSGPQKEKVILSQDFEKKITSLPMDIKILVEQYYPKFMSDLKLNK; translated from the coding sequence ATGAAAAAAATAGCTGTGGTGCTTTTATTTTTACCAGTAATGATAAGTCAGGGTGCCTATACTGCACGTTTTGGCGATGTTCAATTTAATCTAAAAGATGATCAAACGGTTATTGTGCCGCAGTCGACATTCATTCAACTGAGAGAATATTCTCCGACTATCAACAATGCTGCTGGAGAAGTCGAAGCCAGTGCAAACGCTGTTAAAGAGCTGCCATTTTTACAGGTCGACAAAGACTCGCTCAAATTTATCGTCGAGGCTCTTAAGATTATTCAATCGCCTGGCCAATTAATAATCAAATTAAAAAATTATCTGCAGACACGCGGCGCCAATTCATTTTCGAATTTGATGAGAGTTGTTGAATTTTTTGATATTAAAGAGTTACTTAACGCGTATGATAGTTTGCCGCAGCTCAAGCAAGCTTGCCCGATCACTATCAAAAGAAAAGAGCCAGAATCTGAGATAACCGAGCCAAAGAAATTAAGAATAGAAGGTAAGCAATTAACGATCTCGATTCCGACAGGAGGTAAAAGCAGAGAACGGGTATTAAAGATAGTAAAAGCTTCACGCGTTCTTACAGATTATGTTAGAGATGCGCGTAAGCTTGAGAACATAGATGAGATTGCGCCGGGAGCAGACCTTCTTATTACCAGTATTTCGATCGATCACTGGAATTTACTCCTAGAGTTGGCTGATAATATTGAAGATTTTTCTAATGATAATCAAGTGCATAATGCTCTCAAGCAATACAGCGCAGATAGATTAAAAGATATTCTCTTGATTGCAGACTATTTAGAAATGGCTCGATTGTTGGATAACGCTATTGATCTACTTTTAGCACGATTGGAAAGCGAAGAAATAGTTTTTGATGCGCTTGCGCATTTAGGCGCCTACGATAAATTTTTTAATCAAATAACGCCAGAAGTTCGCGAAATACTAAAGCGAAGAATTCTAAAAAGCGAGCTGTTGGGAAAATTCCATTGGAGTGGGCCATTGAAAATTGGCACCGATCGAGAATTGAGCGGGATAGCGATGAGGCCTGATGGTTTAATTGTTGCCGCGGGTATTAACGATACCCACAAAGAGAAAAAAGGAATAATACTCATAGATACTACTACGAAAAAAATAAGTTTCCTTGCAAGTCTTGAATTTTCACCAGATGCGATGCAATTTAGTCCAAACGGGAATTATATTTCTACTAAAGCTCGGATAGGCTTTTCTCAAGGCCTTTATTTGATGGACATAAAAAACGGAAACCAAATAACGGTCAAGCAAGCCTCAAATTCTGCAAGTGCCTTTAGCCATAATAATAAATTTCTTGGATATATTGCCAATGGTAGACTTTTCACCCTCTATGATCTCGCTACAAATAACTATGATTCTGTTTTTGATACATGGGACTTATCACATTCGAGTATTTATAGCATGGCTTTTTCGCCAAACGATCAAACGATTGCATTGGGCCTGGCGGATGGACGAATTTTCTTTATAAATCTCAACACAAAAGAAATAATCAAGCGACTGCTGACTGAAGATATGAAGCCGATTGAAAGCCTTGCGTTCCTAAGTGAAAAGCAGCTTCTTGCTAAGTCATACGAAGGAAAGATGAGACTGTGGGATATCGAAAAAGAAAAAATAATTGAGGACATGTCTTTCGAATACAATGAAGCGCCTGGTTGGATAACGAATCCTATTTTCAGTCCCAATGGTGCAAAAATTGCAGCAGACTACTGGAAAGAGATACGAATTTGGCAAGTTTCGAATCCTCAACACTATCAAACTATTATTCTCCCTCAGGAAGTTTGGTCTCTGGTGAGAGGCGAAATGGCTCGACATGATTTAATCTCGTTTAATGGTGATGGGTCTCGCATAGCAATCGCGACACGGCAAGGCGTACTTGTATGGAAAAACATTGATTACCAACTCGATAAGCTTTCAATCGATAAAGTTTTTACACTTGCGTTAATAAAGAAATACCATGCGCTTTCTGGTCCGCAAAAAGAAAAAGTGATTTTAAGCCAAGATTTTGAAAAAAAGATAACTAGCTTACCAATGGATATTAAGATTCTTGTTGAGCAGTATTATCCTAAATTTATGTCGGATCTAAAATTAAATAAATAG
- a CDS encoding carbohydrate kinase family protein has protein sequence MKVLTIGGATQDIYIVPKQLETLNLKGTSYLALEVDTKIELETILYSTGGGATNSAVSFSRLGFQTFINCLLGKDLAAHAVIQKLEQENVNTNYIHTTDESQTGRSFIIPSAGGKRTILSFRGANTHLHREHMPLSMLKQFDLIYITSLSDAAAPLLLPIALQARELGVKIATNPGGSQLHAGIGAQILFQSLHAIDILILNAQEAELFMGTISKEHLKAGAPISQKTNNLPSLLHATSCFNLLDYCATIIAQGPKIVVVTNGAEGVYVATQNEILFHPALKIDVINTVGAGDSFGSCFVASIVQGESIEQALINGMINSASVLTHHDAKEGLLTQQELQKKATTSAVDVKNCTW, from the coding sequence ATGAAAGTATTAACTATTGGTGGCGCCACGCAAGATATCTATATTGTGCCCAAGCAGCTTGAAACACTCAATCTAAAAGGGACTTCGTATCTTGCGCTGGAAGTTGATACAAAAATAGAACTAGAAACAATACTCTACTCTACCGGCGGAGGAGCTACAAACTCCGCCGTTTCTTTTTCTCGACTCGGATTTCAAACATTTATTAACTGCCTGCTAGGCAAAGATCTTGCCGCGCACGCAGTTATTCAAAAACTTGAACAAGAAAACGTAAACACGAATTATATTCATACTACCGACGAATCACAAACAGGCAGATCGTTCATTATTCCGTCCGCGGGCGGAAAGCGAACTATTTTATCATTTCGCGGTGCAAACACGCATTTGCATCGGGAGCATATGCCGCTTTCAATGCTCAAACAGTTTGATTTGATTTATATAACTTCACTCAGCGATGCAGCAGCTCCTCTCTTATTGCCAATTGCGCTCCAAGCGCGTGAGCTTGGCGTAAAAATTGCGACAAATCCTGGCGGCAGCCAATTGCATGCAGGAATCGGCGCCCAAATTCTTTTTCAATCGCTTCACGCGATCGATATTTTAATTTTAAATGCACAAGAAGCTGAACTTTTTATGGGAACGATTTCTAAAGAACATTTAAAAGCCGGTGCGCCGATTAGCCAAAAAACAAATAATTTACCATCGCTACTGCATGCCACTTCTTGTTTTAATCTCCTGGATTATTGTGCCACGATCATCGCCCAGGGCCCCAAAATTGTTGTTGTTACTAATGGCGCTGAAGGTGTGTACGTCGCGACTCAAAATGAAATTCTTTTTCATCCTGCTTTGAAAATAGATGTGATCAATACCGTGGGTGCCGGCGATTCATTTGGTTCGTGCTTTGTCGCTTCAATCGTTCAAGGAGAATCGATCGAGCAAGCGTTAATAAATGGGATGATCAATAGCGCAAGCGTGCTCACGCATCACGATGCAAAAGAAGGATTATTGACCCAGCAGGAACTACAAAAAAAAGCTACGACATCTGCCGTAGATGTAAAAAATTGTACATGGTAG
- the atpD gene encoding F0F1 ATP synthase subunit beta yields the protein MATEKLETNGQQQGTVLRVTNTIIDAQFPQEHTPHILNELKIMLPADNNRGQTTASVEVVQHLGDGIVRCIALENIANIQRGLTVVDTGNPIEVPVGPSNLGRVFNVLGEPIDGKGPVASSERWAIHRDPPPLTEQKITNEIQETGIKIIDLLCPYLKGSKIGLFGGAGVGKTIIVMELIRNIAVEHGGVSVFTGIGERTREGNELWLEMKQSGVLDKTTLVFGQMGELPGARFRVGLSGLTMAEYFRDNEHKDVLFFVDNIFRLVQAGSEVSSLLGRLPSAVGYQPTLASEMGAFQERIANTVNGSITSIQAVYVPADDITDPAPATTFMHLDASTVLSRKLVELGLYPAIDPLQSNSKALDPHIVGPRHYTIARNVQTILQRYKDLQDIIAILGMDELADDDKLLVQRAKKIQKFLTQPFFVAESFTGMQGAYVPLSKTLDDFEHIINGHYDHLPEQAFYMVGTLEDAQKKAKQLALEA from the coding sequence ATGGCTACCGAAAAACTAGAAACAAATGGCCAACAACAGGGTACCGTTTTACGCGTCACCAATACCATAATCGATGCGCAATTTCCCCAAGAGCATACCCCTCACATTTTGAACGAACTTAAAATTATGCTGCCGGCCGATAATAATCGTGGTCAAACCACTGCATCGGTTGAGGTCGTTCAACATTTAGGGGATGGCATTGTTCGCTGTATTGCCCTTGAAAATATCGCAAATATTCAACGCGGCCTCACTGTTGTCGATACCGGAAATCCGATTGAAGTACCCGTTGGGCCCAGCAATTTAGGCCGTGTATTTAATGTCCTTGGCGAACCAATTGATGGCAAAGGCCCTGTGGCATCCTCAGAAAGATGGGCAATTCACCGCGATCCTCCTCCCCTAACTGAGCAAAAAATTACGAACGAAATCCAAGAAACTGGCATAAAAATAATTGATCTTCTGTGCCCGTATCTAAAAGGTTCAAAAATTGGCCTTTTTGGCGGCGCTGGTGTTGGAAAAACAATTATTGTTATGGAACTCATTCGCAATATCGCCGTTGAACATGGCGGCGTTTCGGTTTTCACCGGCATCGGTGAACGAACGCGCGAAGGTAATGAACTGTGGCTCGAGATGAAACAATCGGGCGTTCTTGATAAAACTACCCTGGTTTTTGGCCAGATGGGAGAATTGCCAGGCGCACGCTTTCGCGTCGGGTTATCGGGGCTTACGATGGCCGAGTATTTTCGCGACAATGAACACAAAGATGTTCTATTCTTTGTTGATAATATTTTCCGGCTTGTGCAAGCAGGATCTGAGGTTTCATCTCTTTTAGGCAGATTGCCATCAGCAGTTGGTTATCAACCAACACTTGCTTCTGAGATGGGCGCGTTTCAAGAGCGAATTGCAAATACGGTAAACGGTTCGATTACTTCAATTCAAGCGGTATACGTTCCCGCAGATGATATTACCGATCCCGCTCCAGCTACCACCTTTATGCATCTTGATGCAAGCACCGTACTTTCACGAAAATTAGTTGAACTCGGATTATATCCTGCTATCGATCCGCTCCAATCAAATTCAAAGGCGCTGGATCCTCATATTGTGGGGCCGCGGCATTATACCATAGCTCGAAATGTACAAACAATTTTGCAGCGCTATAAAGATCTACAAGATATTATAGCCATTTTAGGCATGGACGAACTCGCAGATGATGATAAATTGCTCGTTCAACGTGCAAAAAAAATTCAGAAATTTTTAACACAGCCGTTTTTTGTCGCCGAATCTTTTACCGGTATGCAAGGAGCGTACGTTCCACTGAGCAAAACGTTAGACGACTTCGAGCACATCATCAACGGGCATTATGATCATTTGCCAGAACAAGCATTTTATATGGTTGGCACTCTTGAAGATGCGCAAAAAAAAGCAAAACAATTAGCGCTTGAGGCGTAA